A segment of the Dermacentor andersoni chromosome 5, qqDerAnde1_hic_scaffold, whole genome shotgun sequence genome:
aatatgtcgtcaatgtaacgaagacaggtgtggggttttaaagggtaggatttgaacaggtctgcttcaagctgacccatgaaaatgttcacatgcgtgggagcgaatggtgtacccatgctagtgccgaaagtttgcaggtagtgaacagaatcgaattcgaaatagttgagcatgAAAACTAACCTAAGGAGCAACTGGTAAACTTCAGGaccgtgcgcttggggattgattgcgagggatttagaaatggcttcaattccttcaatCATGGGTATGTTGgggtaaagggcagaaacatcctaAGTGACAAGAATAGCGTGGTCGGAAGGGATTctgttggcgttgatgccgtcgataattcgaaggaagtgcggcggcGGGTCTTGAATGAAAGATGGGAAGGTGGTGGAGATGTTTGACAGgtaggtggtgatttaagaatttagatagtgacccagtaggtgtgttgttattagacacaataggccgagatgggatttctgctgtaaatatttcttcgaccggaactttatgtattttaggaagaaaaaagtggcctgcttttttgttcttgggcatcatgaagcgatatgcgatattcagattgcgtgattgcTCGTGCGACCAAAGACTGGAACAGTCTTCCTCACAATATTGTCGCCATCATCTGCCCATCATCTTATTCTGCTGATTGTCTGTTGATGCAATCTTGGGAGCTTTTTTGCTTCTAATATTCCCTTGTCGGGTCTTTAAGGTaagtaaataaaatgaaaaatgaaaaatgaaataactAAAATCGTTGTAAGTGGGCTTAACTGTATAAGCTACAATGATTAAGACTGAACTAGAAAGAACACCAGACAAGAGTTTACTGCTTGTGCGATTCAAGTTTTTAGGTAGCCAGAAAATTAGTGCCTTCCTCAGCATTTCTTTTTGAGTTTTTACATTTGTACTGCTAAACACCACAGACATATGTTTACAGAAACAACAATATGTGTCATTGATTCTTttgagcatgttttttttttttcagtttcatacTTCTGCTGCTCCAAGTGTTGGTCTGACAAAACTGACTTCATGAGACTGTCATGACTGACCTATAGTACTGCCCCTCAGGCACCTTGGACTTCAGCACCTGGTACTGCTCCCGAACGGTGGCAAACTGTGCCTTGCTCTTCTTGCACACCTCAGGGACTGTGGGCAGAGAAGTCACGAGTCATCCATACAGACAACATTGACACACAGCATAACAAGTGCAGTGTTACACAATATACAGAGATGATGGATGGTCCGAAAGAACTAGCTGTTGGGTTAGTTGGTAACACATCTTAAACGAGTGCAAATATTCCTCTGCTCTTTTAGTAATCCAAGATTATGATGGGGTTAAGGGTGCTTTAAGGTACAGCAGCCTTGTTTTCATAAAATGTGTACATATATCCTCTAGAGCAGTTTTTAAGGAAATAAGGTGATGTGATACACATATCCTTTCAAGAGAAAGTTGAATACATGCTCAGAAAATGATATAACGTCCATCAAAAGGGCAGAGGAGCTTTGAATAGCAGTAAAGTATTCTACTATCTTCTACTGTATGAATTCAGTTATTTTGTCACAGCAGTACACTCCTAGATACAAGGGGTGTTCAAATCAATTCCCAACTCCTTTCCAGGATTACAAGACATGGTTAGAAGTACAGCATGCCTCATTTCTCAAGATAATCCACATTAGAACTGATGCAGTTATCGCAGCATTTCAGTACCGATAGGTGCCAGCAGCAGACAGATTTCTCGTAGTGTCACAGCCATGAGGTTGAGCTAATCATCGCTGCTGAAGTGTTGACTCCCAGGAACTTATTCAGTAGTTCAAAGAGATTATAGTTACTTGGAGTGACATTGCAACTGtataatcataagaagccaacaaacactgacatcaagggcgacacaggggaaattacttgtgcttaatatatgaaataaagaaactataaattaatggaaatgaaagtggatgaaaaaacaacttgccgcaggtggggaacgatcccacaaccttcgcattacgtgtgtgatgctctaccaattgaactaccacGGCGCCatttgcccatccactttcttgggtatttatgttttttagtagaaccctgggagtgttagccagtgccaccactcggaaaccttggcggcagatgtggaacatcctttctgccacaggcgtcacaagaacgtgatctttttgggtgaaggcaaccgtgtaatgcaaaggttgtgggatcgttccccacctgcggcaagttttttcatccactttcatttccattaatttatcgtttctttatttcatttattaagcacaagtaatttcccgtatgttgcccttggtgtcagtgtttgttggctccttatgttATGACTAacaaaattgggcccctcggttaaccccctttcttctcgtttattacataatgagggtctcgaatccggcaactttgatgccttcaggtggaatgtgtgggcttattgaccggttggcttcacccaaaaaagatcacgttctcatgacgcctgcagcagaaaggatgtttgaCATCCGCCGCCAacgtttgcgagtggtggcgctggctaacacttccagggttctatgtactaggaaacataaatacccaagaaagtggatggtgaaacagcaccgcggtagctcaattggtagagcattgcgcACGTAATGCAAAGgttatgggatcgttccccacctgcggcaagttgttttttcatccactttcatttccattaatttatcgtttctttatttcatatattaagcacaggtaatttcccctgtgtcgcccttggtgtcagtgtttgttggcttcttatgattatgACTAacaaaattgggcccctcggttaaccccctctcttctcatTTATTGGAACTGTATGGCAGATATGGCAGTACCTCCCAAATTCTACAGAGTTTACATAGTCTGTTGAGATGTATGCAGGTGTAGATCTTCCTGGAGGTACAGAATGCCCATGGTGAATGAGCTAGGCTGTTCCTTTCCGAGTGCATTGTGAACACATCGCACAAGCTAATGATAGTACTTACTGTTGATGGTTTCACCAGTAGGGAGGGATTCGAAATGAATAATACCACATTTATTCAAGAAAAATTCTTGTCACGAGTTTCCCTGCTGAAGATGATGAGGAGTCCATACGTCGCTAGTGTTTCAAGGCCTCTTTCTATCGTGTTGTGGGGTGATGCACTAAGGAATCAATGCAGGTGACAATCCAGCTAAGAAAACTTGCCTTACCTTGGCAAAAACACTGAGCTCTATGTGACCTTTCAGCTTCCTGTCCTGATTGAAGGTATCGAGTTGTCTATATTGCACGTACTGATTTTGCAAAACATGAGGCCTTCATGGATGATCGAACTGAGTGCCCCTAGGAAAGATGCGTCCGGCAAATTGACAAAACATCATTTGGTGGTTCCAGATCCCTGACTTTCAGAATGTTCTGGGGAACTAAAGCTGTGGCTGCAGAGCTGCCTTTCCTGGTATTACCTTCCACAGACATCCAGTTATCTTGAAACTGTTTGCACCTCTCATATATTGTGCTGCAGCTTGCTATCTAATCACTACACTGAGCTTGAAGTCGGGCATTAATTACAGTTTGTTTTAGGCATTCGTTCGATGGAAACTTCATCAGAGTGTGTTGTTTCACAATAGCATCAAGTTTTACCATCTAATTCGACACACTTCTGGCATAAAGAACATCAGCACACCATCGTCTGGTAGTCAACAATCACCTCTTCAAAGAAATGCAAAcagatggtgccagtttgttttTCCATGTGCGTAATTCTTCAGGCATTTGttacaggagcgatggcaatctgccgtcagtgtatgcgcactgcctgcgtcacgtgttctagactatttaagcgagctgctcgagcactttcgtttattttacctgtgaacaaggctcccgtgtgggagccgaaacgtcttgttttcttttaagtctttatttggtcggcgaagtgccccgggttttttaccttttaaccatacTCACAATAAAGTGAAAACTGAAAATGCTCGCTGTTCAAGGCTAAGTAGCCTGCCTTTATTTTGTGtgcctatatttttttatttgcataaaGGTTGGCACTTTGATTTGTTGGTAGTATAGCATAATTCACTGCACAGAACAGAAAACCCAGTATAAAGAGGAGGACGTATGTGATCCCTGCTGGCTTTGCTTTCTGTGCTTTAGAGATTATTTTTGAAATGCCTTTGGCAGGCTCTTTTGGGATTAACCAATTAGCCTACTTGTACCTGTAAGCAAGTACTGTATTTGGGTTAAAAACTTTTCACTGCATATTGACTATAACTCTTTTCCAACGTTGGTGGTAGAGGTGGTGTTGGCAGCCACAAGAGAGTTTAGCTTGGTAACACAGGTTGGCATTTGCTCTGCCTGAGCCTCTTCTACAATGTGACTGAAACACATCAATAGACATCCACACAAGGAAGACTATGACAAGACACAATACTTGCTGGCTATGATGGATCCTTGCAGACACAAATGTGTAAATGTTCATTTAAACACACATAGGGTGGTATGAATTCAAGGGTTAAAaagaacaaggcttccgtagggaaGCCGGAATGTCTCTTAGATTTAATCCTtttttagtacttcttttggtcggtgtccgtcgttttattgcttcatacGGTGGAATGCACGCCACATGTAACATACCACATGTCAAGTACCTTACTTCTGTAGGTTCTTAACTCAAAGTAGTTGGCATGGTTTCGATTTTAGCTGGCATTAATCCTAAGCTGAATTCAATGCATGCATTAAGGAATGACAAACTCACTGGTGTTAATTCCAGCCTGCTGGTGGATGGCCTGCAGCAGTGTGAGAATTCCACGAGCTGTCTGCTCTAGGTCACGCACTGCCAGGCGGATTTCCTGTAAGTACGACTCCATGTTGACACACTCTCTGCCAAAGATACACAATTGATGTGTACCTTTGATGTGTATCAGACACAGACAAACACGCTAACAACCATTTCacaagtttcttttttgttgcataGGGGTCAGGTCTTGATGTATATGACACTTACCAGAGCACTGAAGGAACTAGGGAAGGGCTTCGTTTTTCATAACTATATGAGTCTAAGAAAAAATTACCTGttacccatttttttttattgaactgtACAATTAATTATGAATGACTGCTGTACCTGCAATGAACTTCATAATTTTGATAAAGGAGGGTACGAAAGCAGAAATAAAAACAACTTTTCACAGTTGGGAGCAGAGCCCAGAGGCACCGTATGATGCATGTGGTGCTCTTTCAATTCCGCTACAGCTGTCCTCCTCATCTATTTTCTTGCTTATCCATACACAATTAGCATAaactaaactgaaaaaaaagtagaaaacaaCTAGAATGTGCTGTTGTGTTTCCAGCTTCGCCTGGATGTGTAAAAATGGCTGAATTTAAGCTCTGAAATGCTGGCATTTCAGAGCCACAAATATATAAGTCCACAAAATGCTATAAGACTGCCTATGGAACGGTTGCACATGGCACTCAACTGTGGTTGCAAGAAACAGCTCATGTGATTAGTTCACATTTCCTGGTTGCATTTCAGTTTATGCAAATGGTACATACATTTATAACCTAACCTTATGTGTGTTATCTGGCACAACTCGCCACCATAGCAGCAGATATGGAATCGAAATTGCAAGTGTCACATAGTACATCCCTTGACTACAAGTGGTTATTAGTCCCAAAGGGTATGGCATGCCACACAAACACATCACCAATAGCACTTTTTTATATTGTTTTCAAAGTCTCCCacattccttaaaaaaaaaaaaaacatcagcagAAGAAAGCCCTATACAAGAAGAAAGTTCATACAATTGGTAACTAAACATATCACTGCTTTAGTAATCAAGCAAGATATTGTACAGTGTTTATGATTGAGCTTGTTTTACTTGCAGCCTGCACAGTCAGTGCACCCCTGGAACTCATTCTGCACCGTGGTTTTTGCTGCGGTCAAGTAGATGTCTAACTCCATAGGGAGTGTCATTTTAATCCTATAAATTCTGCAGAACTCGGTGAATATGAACAATGGATATAATCCCATGTGCAGTACTATATTCTGGCAcacacatcatcaccatcatcagcctattttgtgtccactgcaggacgaaggcctctccccgcgacctccaattacccctgtcctgcgccagccgattacAACTAGCACCCTTAAACACCTTTGTACAACAATAAGTAACAAAAAGGTGGCGGGTAAAGCAGGTGTGCACTGACACCAGAGCAGCTAATGTAATACTAATAGCCTGTTACTAAAACACTGCAGATGTCTGTGGCTCGGAGGCAGTGGTTCTTTTATACAAAAAAGTACGAATTCAATATCACACGCGACATTACTGATGCAGAAAATTTGCAAATATCTGGGAAGTGATGACTCGtctcttaattttctttttctctctgtgaCAGCGGCGTTGCTCTGACAGTCTTTAGGTGGCACATTCAGGATCGAAGATTTCCGCAGCACATCGAAATCTGCAGATAACTTTTGTCGCATATTTCATCCTGTAAAGGAACGCAACATTAATGCTCGGCAAATATGCAAGCCTTTGGCGCTCAGCAGACCACTTTAAAAGAAACAAATTAGACTACGCTCAAGGTCAGAGCTTAAACAGGAAGGTGCAGCAAGTTTCAACAGTCACAGGCACACTGACCGCTTACTACACTACGTGACGGCGACAAGGCGCACGTTTGCGAACGCTGGAGTAGCGTTCGCGAAACCAAACATAACTATACATGACAGGAAGTATTTCAAATACAAAGTAACTGCACTGCCTAGAACATCCGAAAATTGACTGTCTAAATTACTCAAACAGGAACACCTAAACAAACATTCCAGGAACGCGAAAACGGTACGTGAAGGTACACGTTTTGACAGGGCCAGTTGTCAAAGTACTCGCCTCGCGAAAGTCTTGCTCGCTGTCCAAGTGTTCTTGAAATGAAAGGAAGACATCGCTCACGGAGTACGACATTTTGAGCTAAGCTCCAACGATGGTCGACAAATAGACACTAAACCGTCGGCAAAACGTGAAAAGTTTGGCCGGTAGACAAAACGCGAAcagcatagcctgcagggcaaagCGAACGCGACgcggttagggtggctagaaggggaggtgtgaataccggcggcgctttccttcgagcgcgcgtgacccccttgcgcaccgatgccaccagggggaacgtggcgctgctgctcgcggcgtggtattacggcgtggtactcccagtggcgtagcaacagggggggccggggggccgtgggccccgggtgcaagggcccagcgttgggggggggggggtgtcatacgcctgatgacacccctctttccgccggcttaactgggcgcaaatggcaaagaatgctccagtatccagtagcccgagctcatgtacccgatgcgttgcgccacggatttgtcggctgcagctctatcaacaccccacgaaataattgcacgaatgtgcgggctaaaaaattcaattcgcaaaatggtcgctgaactattcgccttagcggaatgTTTCACGTGGGGTGGGCCTAGGAACGCTTGGCGCGTTGAGTCGTGCGGATGTGCTCCGTATGGGCTCCCGAGTTCTTGGTCTTTTCCGAGCGACTTTCTGTACCAGCAGACCCGGACCTGCTCCCACAAGGTCACAGAGAGTGCCTGGAACCCTGCCGCTGTTTTTCGAGGCGCAAGACCCCTTTTTACCCCTTTAGGGGCACTTTCGTTCACCCGCCGCAGCTAGTCGAGCTGGGCCTACTTCAGGCCTAGCGCGATTAGGGGCgctatcggcgtcgccgccggccCCTCGAGCCGTCACCGACGCTGTCGCGATGGAGTACGCCGTAGACGGAGAAGAAATCTCCCCGGAGGAATATGAAGACCGAAGCCTATGGATACAGGCTGCCATCAAAGCCCATGATCGAGCTCGCCCCAAGCATGGGGACGCCAATGCCCAACAGGATGCGGCTATGACACCGACAGACGCCACCGGCAAGGCCGCCCAGACCAGTGGGGTGAACGCATCGATAAGACGCCGCCCATATAAAAAGAAGCCGCTCCCGCGTCTGCCAGAGAGCGACTACAAGATCGTACACCGGCCGAGAGGCGGACTTCGGCTCCGTGACCACACGGCCACTACACTACTGTACGCCCTGTGCCTGGACATCGGAGTGAACTTTGGGGAAATCAAGCAACACGACCAAGTAAGGATCAATCCTTTTAACAACTCCTTTACCGTGAGCACCCCTTCTATGGAACGCGCAGGGAAATACGCGGAAGTACAGCATATCAAAATCCTAGACCAAGTCTATTCGACGTGTGCATACGTAGCGGCACCGGACAACAGCATCAAGGGGATTGCGTATCACGTTCTAGAAGACCAAAGCCACGCCGAGATCATGGACGACATCGTGAaggtcaacccacagctagagaTTGTGgacgcaagaaggatgggaaaatcATCAAAAGCCCTGCTCATCACTTTCGCAAACACCAAGAGAGTCCCGGACTCCATTCGATTCGGCGGAGGAATCCACAACTGCTACCTCTTCAGACCCAAAGTGGAAGCATGCTACAACTGCAGAAGACCGGGACATCGCTCGGACGTGTGTCCGGAAGAACGAAGAAATCTCTGCTACAGGTGCGGCAATGAGCATCCGGTCCAAGACGAGCCCACGTGCACGCCGAGGTGCATCCTGTGCAAGGGAGAACACTTCACGGGATCCAACCAATGCAAGATCAGATATGAGAGACCGCCCGCCAAGGGAAACAAGAAACGAAGTGGCAAGCCTCAAGTGGAATTTCAGCGACCGGAGGGACAGGGAGCGCAACCTGCGCACccgacacagcagcagcaacagcgaggcAGAAGCAGATCAAGAAACCGAGCCCAGTGTAACGACCGAGGAAAACGAGACCGCTCGGAGTCCTACCCGGCGCTACCGAACGCCTGGCGGGAAGGAGCACCACATCAGGTGAGCGGGACACCGCAATCCTCCCACGAGAGTAATGAAATTAAGGAACTTAAAGCAATCatacaaaaacaggaaagaatAATTCAGGAACTAATGAAGGCAATAacgcaacagcagcaagaaagtAAAACACATATTGCTCAACAGCCCGCGATCTTAACACAGGAACCGCGGAGGGCATCCCTCCCCCCGTCAAACGCATCCTCTACGGCACCGTCACCTGCAAGAGGGCCACCGGCAAAAAAGAGGTTGATGGAAGACTCAGAGGAGCACGAAAAACGGAATCACGAGGAAGTAATGAGCCTATTAAGAACAGTGGCCACGAGATTAGATAAAATTGAGGAAAGGCAAAACAATATTGAAGCAAACATAGAAGCACGCTTCACAGCTATCAGAAACGAGACCAGGGAACAATATAAAACGTTAGCAGAACAAGTAAGAGTCCTTACAAACGCAGCAAAGGCTACAAACGAGCTAGTACAGAAACATGACAGTCAACTGGTTAAGGTGATGGGCAAACTCTTTTCGGCCCCAGGACCCATGGCCTCCACCACAGCGCAATCCATCTCCCTCTCTAAAGCCAATCATGGGGAAGGGCCAGACAGAGAtaagaatatggcaatggaactgtaggagctTCCGCGGAAAGCGGGAGAACCTAGAGCTCCACATTCaaaaccttgaaaaagaaaaaattcccgatgtcatagccctacaagaaaccaggaAAAAAGTAAAGGTTCGGGATTATAAAACATATGAAAATGGCAAGGAAGAAAAACCGCTCACGGCCTTCTTGGTCCATAGAAATCTAACTGCAATAGAGCACGAAATTCAATCGAACGGTGCAGACTGCCTCCTGATAGAGGTCATACCCCTAAAAAGAAGCGAGGCCCCGCTCTTCATTCTAAACATATATAGCACCCCCAAGGCGGAATCCTCCCCCATAATAAAAGCCATGAACGAAGCCAGAAAAATCAGTAAAACGAATCCCCTAATAGTAGTCGGAGATATGAACGCACAACACATGGCATGGGGTTACAGAACAAATTTTAAGAAGGGTACTAGCCTCTGGCAATATGTTCAGGACGAAGGATACACGCTCCTGACAGATCCGCTGGTGCCAACTAGGATAGGGAACAGTGTGCAAGCTAACACATGCCCTGACCTGACCCTATGCAAAAACATAGTAGATGCACAATGGCACAACACGAACGAAAACCTAGGGAGCGACCATTACATTATAGAGACCACTATACCCAGCAGTACgctcaagaaggaaagaagaagggtGACACGAGTGGTAgactgggataaattcagagAAAGGAGACAGGGTAACGCAGATGGCAAGAAGATTGAAAACCTAAATGAATGGATTAACAAACTATTGAAAGACGCAGAGCACACCACTAAGACGATAGAGACAGCAGCCGAAAACAAAGCCGCTGATAGCAGATTATTACACATGTGGCAGGCACATAATAGCTTACAAAAAAGATGgttgaaacaaaaacacaacagaaaacttAGAATTAGAATAGCCAAACTAGAAAGAGAAATCGAAAATCATTCTCAATACTTAGTTCAACAACAATGGGGACAAACATGTGATCAAATGAGCGGAAAATTGGGGCTGAAAGACACATGGCACCTTCTGAGACATCTTTTAGACCCAGAAAACAGCAGAGCCGCTCACCAGAAGGATGTAGCACGCATAATTCATGCAAGCCCACTTAATGACGAAGAAATGATAACGGAATTACAAAACCGATACATATGCACAACGAAAAACCTGACGCTTCCTAACTACAACGGCAACCCCAACCCTGAACTTGACGAAAACATAACGGTAGCAGAGGTAAAGGCGGCCATGCAGAAACTTAGAACATCCTCCGCTCCAGGAGCGGATGGGGTGACgaacaaaatactaagaaatctagaCGAGGACTCTATTCAAGGGATCACGGAGTACTTTAACAAGTGCTGGAGGTATGGGTGGCTACCAGAGACGTGGAAACACGCCAAGGTAACTTTCATacccaagccaggcaagaaaGTCGAACTAagcaacctcagacccatatccctaACATCATGCTTAGGGAAGCTATTGGAGCACGTGGCGTTATCTAGATTACAAGACCACATGGACAAGCACAATCTCTTTCCGCACACGATGGTAGGCTTCCGGCCCAACCTGTCTACGCAAGATATAATGCTCAGGCTTTCGGAAGAGGTAATAAACACACCGAATAACACCAACACTAAAGCAATAATGGCACTGGACCTCACCAAAGCCTTTGATAATGTCACCCACAATGCCATCATGAATGCCCTCTCCGACTTAAACGTGGGGGAGAGAATATACTCATACATCAAGGCTTTTCTAACCGGCAGAACGGCTCAAATAACATTCGGAAGCATCAAGTCGGATACACTACAATTAGGAAgcaaaggcacaccgcaggggtcagtgctgtcaccctttctgttcaacataaccctcatacccatggccaagcttcttgccgCCATACCAAACTTATCGTCGgcactctacgcagacgacatcaccctctggacagtCAGGGGAAGCGAAGGTGATATTGAGAGCACGCTACAGACGGGAGTGAATATAGTGACCGGATGCGCCAGGAGAGTCGGGCTAACGTGCTCGCCACAAAAATCCGAACTCCTAGTTATCAGACAAAGACCTAAGAAAAACGATCCCCCGGCACAATTGGATATTAGGGTTGATTGTACAAAAGTTCCAGAAGTACAAACCTTGAGAATTCTGGGAAtgcacattcaaagcaacgggaaaaacacaactacactaaacaaactagtcgcatgcgttggacaaaccaacaggctcataagacgaatagctaacaaacaccagggaatgaaagaaacagatttgaggaggctagtgcaggctttcgtgctcagccgtatagtatattctctcccctatctcaaacttcaggcagcggaaaagaacaaggttgaatgcctcataagacaatcgtacaaggcagcccttcatctccctaagtatacatcaacagaaaggctgctaatgttaggcatacacaacacgcttcccgagctagtcgaggcgcacagaatcgcacagtacgacaggctaacaaaaacacccacgggaagacacattctaaggaccttggatatcaggcaagaatgcatagggacggatgccgtgcaaatgcctagagacatacacaagtatctgagaatagatccaatcccgaaaaacatgcatcccgaacaccacgaagaaaggaggaaggcgagagccaaagcccttcacaggcaatattcaaaccataaggaggcagtctgtacggacgttgcagagctctgtgatcacgatgccttttcgataggcgtcgtgggcatggacctaaaaccaatctcagccgcctctgtgcggagcaaaaaggcacacgaggcggaggaagcggccatcgccCTAGCCATTATAAGCACTAAAGCAAACATGATTTTTAGCGACTCGAAGAcagccgttcgaaactttgcaaaagggagggtccacaaacccgccaaacaaatcctaaaaccgcaaaatttcaacgccagaccaattagaatcatatgggttccggcccacgcgtcgcatcctgggaacgaggcggcccacaacttagcccgaggtttcgtcaaccgGGCAGTGGGCGAGCCGGTCCTGAGGTCGGCCAGAGAGACCTTGACCACCTACCACGAGATCACATTATACTACAGAAACAACAGAGAGACGCTCCCGCCGCCGGACAAAAGCCTTAATAAACATCaacaagtggcctggcggaagctacaaactaacaccttccccaacc
Coding sequences within it:
- the LOC129384844 gene encoding uncharacterized protein, whose protein sequence is MEYAVDGEEISPEEYEDRSLWIQAAIKAHDRARPKHGDANAQQDAAMTPTDATGKAAQTSGVNASIRRRPYKKKPLPRLPESDYKIVHRPRGGLRLRDHTATTLLYALCLDIGVNFGEIKQHDQVRINPFNNSFTVSTPSMERAGKYAEVQHIKILDQVYSTCAYVAAPDNSIKGIAYHVLEDQSHAEIMDDIVKVNPQLEIVDARRMGKSSKALLITFANTKRVPDSIRFGGGIHNCYLFRPKVEACYNCRRPGHRSDVCPEERRNLCYRCGNEHPVQDEPTCTPRCILCKGEHFTGSNQCKIRYERPPAKGNKKRSGKPQVEFQRPEGQGAQPAHPTQQQQQRGRSRSRNRAQCNDRGKRDRSESYPALPNAWREGAPHQVSGTPQSSHESNEIKELKAIIQKQERIIQELMKAITQQQQESKTHIAQQPAILTQEPRRASLPPSNASSTAPSPARGPPAKKRLMEDSEEHEKRNHEEVMSLLRTVATRLDKIEERQNNIEANIEARFTAIRNETREQYKTLAEQVRVLTNAAKATNELVQKHDSQLVKVMGKLFSAPGPMASTTAQSISLSKANHGEGPDRDKNMAMEL